DNA from Kitasatospora acidiphila:
CCCACTCAGGGTGACCGCCAGGTGGACCGAGCCCGGCACCAGCTGCTTGCTCGTGTCGGCCTGGAAGGTGGCACCTTCGGGCAGCAGCTGCTTGGCGGAGTCGAGGATTTGCTGCGGTGTCCAATCGTTGGCCGTGATGGCCGGCTTGGTCAGCTCGGCGAACACCGGGTCCCAGGCGCTGCTCGCCAGCGTGTTGGTCAACTGCTGGGCGCTCAGCGGAGGGTCTGTGCGGGCAGTCGACGAGGATGGGTCGGGGGAGACGGCCTCGTCGATCCGCAGAGTCCGCCCGTCCGCGCCGACGTAGCTCAGTGTCCAGACGCCGGGCGCGGCCGCTGTGGGCTGGTTGAGCACCACGATCGAGCCGTCCGGACGCACGGTGCGGGTGCACTGGGTCGTGTCAGCGAAGAACGGGTCGGCACACTCGGTGCCGCTGGTCCACTGGGTGAGCGGCAGCGCGACCCGATCGGTGCTGAGTGACAGTAGGGCGGTGTCGTGCCCGTTGTCGTAGTTCATCGTGACCCTCGGCCCGGCGTTCTTCGCGCTGCCCTCGCCGATGCCGAAACCGAACGCCTGACTGACCTTGGCCGGCGGCAGCAGCGCGGTGAGCGTGTCGACCATGAACTGCCCGTTGACCCGATCGCCGCCGTGCGCGGCCGATACCGTGGTCGGGCTCGGGCTCGGGCTCAGCGTGAGCGCGGTGGTCACGGCAGCGGCGGTCAGCACCGCCGCCGAGCCGGCCAGGGCGGCCCGGCGGCGGGCTCGCAGCCGTCGGCCGCGCCGCTCGGCGCCGTCGGTCAGTGCCGTGACCATGGTGCCCGGCGCCAGTTCGGCGGCCTCCCGCAGGCCCTGGATGAGCTTCTCGTCGAATGAACGCATGGCTGTGTGACCCCTTGTGGGAAGTGGAATGAACGGGGATGTGCGGTGACGCCGGGTCAGAGCTCGGCGAACTGCTCCAGTTCCTCGCCGAGAGCGGTCCGCAGCTTCACCAGTGCCCGGGCGGCCCGCGAGCGCACGCCGCTGGCGCTCAGGCGCATCATCGCGGCGGTCTCCTCCACGCTGCGGTCCTCCCAGTAGCGCAGGACCAGCACGGTGCGGTCCTGCACCGGCAGCTCGCCCAGCGCCTTGAGTAGGGCCAGGCGCAGCTCGGGCTCAGTGTCGTGCACCGGTTGTTCGCTGAAGGTCGACGTCACGTGCTCGCCGCTGCTGCGCCGGCGGCGGTGCGTCAGGAAGGTGTTGACCAGCACGGTCTGCGCGTAGGCGGTCGGGTTGTCGAGCCGGCTGATCTTCCGCCAGCGGGCGAACAGCCGCGCAAGCGTCTCCTGGGCCAAGTCCTCGGCGAGATGCGCGTCACCGCCCGTTAGCAGGAATGCCGTGCGGACCAGATGGCACCCCCGGGCGGCCGCGAAATCCCTGAAGTCCAGCGGCTGCGCCGACGTGCCGCTCGATGGTGTGCGCTTCATGACCTTCCAACGCGATGGGCCTCAGGTTGCGTCCCGGTCGTGCCGGTGACGGCCCGGAGTGGTGCCGAAGGCGTGCCGGAACGCCTCGATGAAGGCGCTGGGGGAGTGGTAGCCGCAGGCGGTCGCGGTGGCCGTGACCGAGCGGCCCTCGGCCAGCAGCACCAGCGCGTGGTGCAGTCGCAGTTGGGCCCGCCACTGCGGAAAGCTCAGGCCCAGCTCGCGGCGGAACAGCCGGCTCAGGGTGCGCTCCCCGGCGCCGACCGCGCGGCCGAGCTCGGCCAGGGTGCGCGGATCGCCGGGGTCGGCGGTGAGCAGCGCGGCCAGGTCGCGCAGCCGGGGATCACGCGGTTGCGGTAGCCCGAGCGGCAGTTCGGGCGCCTGGCGCAGCTGGTCCAGCGCTGCCTGCTCCAGGGTGCGGGCGGGCCGCCCGGTGGGCGCGTCGGGTCCGGTGAGGGCGGCGATCAGCTCGCGCAGCAGCGGGCTGACCGCGAGCACCGCCGGGCCGGCCAGCCGCAGCGGATTGACCGTCGCCGGGAACACCAGGCAGCGCAACTCGCTCGGCCCGTGCGCCTGGTGGGCGTGCGGCACGCCGGCCGGCAGCCAGACCGCGCGGTACGGCGGCACCACCCAGCTGCCTTGCGCCGTGGTCATCCGCAGCACTCCGCGTCCGGGCCAGGCCAGCTGGTTGACGTCGTGGTAGTGCCATTCGACCCGCTCCCGGTCGGCCATCGGGCGCAGTGACGGCCCGGGCGCGTCCCGGTGGGCCCAGGTGTGGCGGGTTGGCGACACAACTGGGCAGGATAACGGAAGCCGGAACACCCTGTGGACGGTCAGGCTGGGTCCATGACGAGCCGTGAGACCGGTGTCTGGCGCCGGATGCGACTGTGGGGCGCGGCGCATGCCGTCGACGACCTCTACCAGGGCCTGGTGCCCGCCATGGTGCCGTACTTCGTGCTGGAGCGCGGCTGGGGCTATGTGGCGGCCGGCGGACTGACGCTGGCCGCCACGCTCGGCAGCGCGCTGCCGCAACCGCTGATCGGCCTCGCGGTGGACCGCTGGCGGCTGCCCTGGCTGGCGGCGGCCGGGGTGGCGCTGGCCGGGACGGGGGTGGGGCTGTCCGGGCTGGTCGGCGGCTACCCGGTGGTCTGGGCGCTGCTGCTGCTCTCCGGAATCGGGGTGTCGATGTTCCACCCGGCGGCCGGCAAGGCGGCCCGGCAGGCGGCGGGGGAGAGCACCGCCGCGATGAGCGTCTTCGCGGCCGGCGGCAGCGTGGGCTTCTTCCTGGCTCCGGTGCTGGCCACTCCGGCGCTGGCGGCCTGGGGGGTGAAGTCGACCGCGCTCTTCCTGGCGCCGGCGATGCTGACGGCCGTGCTGCTGCACCGGGCCGGTGGGCGGCGCGGGGCGGCGGCGACCGGGGTGGCGGCCCGGACCGGTGGGACGGACCACTGGGGGCCGTTCCTGGTGCTCACCGGGGTGGCCGTGGTGCGCTCGATGGTCTTCTTCGGGGTCAGCACCTTCATCGAGCTGTACTGGCTGCGTCAGCTGCACGCCTCGCACGCGCTGAGCGGGGCGGCGCTGGCCTGCTTCCTGGCCGGCGGGGTGACCGGGACGCTGGGCGGCGGCCGGCTGGCGGACCGGATCGGCATGGTGCGCACCGCGCAGCTGGGGACGGTGCTGATCGTGCCGGTGCTGCTGGCGCTGCTGCTGGTGCCGGGCCGGTATCTGCCGCTGCTGTTCGCGGTGTTGACCGGGGCGGTGCTCAATCTGCCGTTCGCGGTGATGGTGAAGCTGGGGCAGGACTATCTGCCGAGCCGGCCGGGAACGGCGGCCGGGGTGACGCTGGGGCTGGCGGTGAGCGTCGGCGGGCTGGTCGCGCCGCCGCTCGGTCTGGTGGCTCAAGCGCACGGCCCGCGCGGGTGTTGGCGGTGGTCTGCGCGATGCCGGTGGCCGCCGTGCTGCTCGGGGCGTTCCTGGTGGAGCCGGAGCGGCTCAGGCGGTCGGGGCGGCCGTCATCGGCCGGTTCGGCAGATCCCGGTGCCGGCGGATCGGCGAGCACAGCAGCACCGTCGCGGCCAGCGGTACGGCCGCGCAGCTGAGCCACATCGCCGTGCCGAGGCCGAACGCCTGGGCCAGGCCGCCGCCGAGCAGCGCGCCGATCGGCATGGTGCCGTAGACCACGACGGCGGTGGTGGCGCTGGTGCGGCCGAACATCTCGGCGGGCACGTACCGCTGGATGAAGGTGGCCCGCAGCACATTGCCGGCCACCACGCCGCCGGAGACCGCCAGACCGCCGACCAGGTAGCAGGCCGCGCCGGCGCCCTTGTCGGCGAGCGGGATCAGCAACGCCAGGACGGGCAGTCCGAGTTGGAAGAGCAGCAGGGCCCGGGCGGTGCCGATCGCGGCGCCGACCCGGCGGGCCACCGCGGCGCCGGCGATGCCGCCGAGGCCGGACAGCGCGATCAGGGTGCCGATCAGGCCCTGCGGCAGCCCGGCGCGGTTCAGCAGGAAGATCACCTGGATCGACTGGTAGGCCGTCAGCGCCAGGTTGGAGAGCCCGCCGTAGGCGAGGATCGAGCGCAGCCAGCTGTCGCCCAGCACCAGCCGCAGCCCTTCGCCGACGTCCTGCCGCAGGCTGCGCCGGGCCGCCGGCGCGGTCCGCCGCTCGGCCTCGTGGATCCGGGCCGTGCAGAGCACGGAGACCAGGAAGGTCACGGTGTTGGCGAACAGGCCGTTCACCGGCCCGAAGAACTGGGCGATGGCACCGGCCGAGCTCCTGCCCGCGAACTGGGCGACCGAGGCGCTGCCCTGGATCTTGGCGTTGCCCTCGGCGCGGTCCGGCTCGGCCACCAGGGTGGGCAGCAGGGCGGTGTAGGCGGTCTGGAAGAAGACGGCGCTGACTCCGGCGCAGAAGGCCACCGCCAGCAGCTGGGGGAAGGTCAGCAGGCCGAGCGTGCCGGCCACCGGAATGGTCAGGTAGAGCAGCAGCGAGCAGGCCGCCGCGGCCAGCATCACCGGCCGGCGGCGCAGCCGGTCCACCCAGGCGCCGGCCGGCAGGCCGAGCAGCAGCCAGGGCAGCCAGGCGGCGGCGGTGAGCGAGCTGACCTTGAGCGCGTCGGCGTGCAGCACGACGGTGGCGATCAGCGGTAACGCCAGGTTGGTCACCGAGCCGCCGAACTGGCCGGTCACCTCGCCGGTGTAGAGGAGCCGGAAGTCGCGGTTGCGGCGCAGCAGGCTGCTGCCGGGCGTGCCGACGGTGGGGGCGGTGGTCGGGACCGCGGTGCGGGTCAGGGTGCGCATCAGGACTCCTCGTCGGTGGCGTGCTCGTCGGTGGCGCTGTCGGGGCCGTACATCGGCAGGGTCTGGAACTGGATCAGCACCGGGCGGGCCTCGGCGGGCCGCGGGGCGTCGGGCTCCGGCACATGGCGGCGGATCACCGCCAGCAGTTCGGCGCCGAGGGCTCCCAGCTGCTCCGGCGTCATCCACACCTCGCCCCAGTCGGACATGTTTCCGGTGCCCACCCACTCGGGGGTGAGCGGTGTGGCCAGGGCCCGGGCGGCGCGCTGGAAGGAGCGCTCCAGGTAGTGGCGCTTGTAGACGTCGAGCGCCTGGGCGGTCGCCGGGTCCACGGTCAGCTCGGCGCTGTTGAAGGTCATCTTCGGCGAGCTGCGCTGCCACCAGCGCTCGCGCTTGGTGCCGCGCTCCTGGTCCTCGTTGATGAACCCGTGTTCGGCCAGCTGGCGCAGGTGCCAGCTGAGCGTTCCGGTGTTCTCGCCGAGGCGCTCGGCGAGCTTGGCGGAGGTGGCCGGCCCCTCGTCGGTCAGCAGGTCCAGGATCCGCATCCTCAGCGGGTGGGCCAGGGCGCGCAGGCTGCGCGGGTCGACGGTACGGGCCTGCGGGGTGGGCTGTTCGTCGTTCACGTCGTCGTCCATGACCACGAAGATATCTTGCAGAGGATTCTCTGCATAGAGCAATCTGCAGAGAATCCTCTGCAACTTTGAGCCGTGAGCGCGCTGCCCCCGATCCGTCACCGGCGCGGCGTACCGTGTCGCTGATGGACGACCCGACGAACGACGATCACGCCGAAGCCCGCTGGGTGCCCGAGCCGGACAAGCGGCCCGGTCGCACCGCCTTCCAGCGCGACCGCGCCCGGGTGCTGCATTCCGCCGCGCTGCGCCGGCTGGCCGGCACCACCCAGGTGGTCGCCCCGATGCGCAGCGACTTTCCCCGCACCCGGCTCACCCACTCGCTCGAATGCGCCCAGGTGGGGCGGGAGTTGGGGGCGGCCCTGGGCTGCGACCCGGATCTGGTGGAGACCGCCTGCCTCTCCCACGACCTGGGCCACCCGCCGTTCGGGCACAACGGTGAGCAAGCGCTTGATCTGGCCGCCGCGGCCTGCGGCGGCTTCGAGGGCAACGCCCAGTCGCTGCGCATCCTCACCCGCCTGGAGCCCAAGCGCTTCGCCCCGCTGGACGAGCCGGCCGCCCGGCTGGCCCCCTGGCCGGGCCGCAGCGTCGGGCTCAACCTGACCCGGGCCGCGCTGGACGCCGCCACCAAGTACCCCTGGCCGCGCGGCGGCCACCCCACCGACCCCGACTCGCCCAAGTTCGGCGTCTACACCGACGACCTGCCGGTCTTCCGCTGGCTGCGCTCCGGCGCCCCGCACGGCCGCAAGTGCTTCGAGGCCACCGTGATGGACTGGTCCGACGACGTGGCCTACTCCACACACGACGTCGAGGACGGCATCTACGCCGGCCACATCGACCCCGCCGCGCTGTCCAGCCCCGCCGAGCGGGCCGAGCTGTGCAAGGTCGCCGAGCAGTACGCGCCGGGCGCCGAGCCCGAGGAGTTCGCCGCGGCCCTGGACCGCCTGCAGCGCGAGGAGTGGTGGCCGCGCGGCTACGACGGCTCGCCGCGCTCCCGGGCCGGCCTCAAGGACCTCACCAGCCAGCTGATCGGCCGGTTCTGCCTGGCCGCCGAGCAGGCCACCCGGGCCCGCTACGGTCCGGGGCGGCTCACCAGGTACGCGGCCGAGCTGGTGGTGCCGCGCCCGGTGCGGCTGGAGTGCGCGGTGCTCAAGGCGGTCGCGGTGCGCTATGTGATGCAGCGCGTCGAGCAGGCCCAGCTGCGGGCCCGCCAGCGGGTGGTGATCGCCGAGCTGGCCGAGCTGCTGTCCGCGGGCGACCCCGCCGAGCTGGACCCGGTCTTCGCCGCCCAGTACGCCCACGCCGCCGACGACGGCGCCGCGCTGCGCGCAGTGATCGACCAGATCGCCAGCCTCACCGACGCCTCCGCCCTGGCCCTCCATGCCCGCCTGACCGGCACGCCTCTGAAGTAAACTTCCCCGAGTGGCCGGGCGGATCAGGGACGAAGACGTACAGCGAGTGCGCGACGCGCTGCCCATCGACGTGGTCGTCGGCGACTACGTACAGCTCACCAATGGTGGCGGCGGCCAGCTGAAGGGCGTCTGCCCGTTCCACGACGAGAAGTCCGCCTCCTTCTACGTCAGCCCCAGCAAGGGTGTCTTCCACTGCTTCGGCTGCCAGGAGAGCGGCGACACCATCACCTTCTTGCAGAAGATCGAGCACTTCTCGTTCGCCGAGGCCGTGGAGCGGATGGCCGCCCAGGCGAACATCACGCTGCGCTACGAGGAGGGCGGCTACAACAGCCGCGGCCAGCAGGGCGAGCGCACCCGGCTGGTCGAGGCGCACAAGGTGGCCGCCGCCTACTACCGGGAGCAGCTGGAGGGCGCGGAGGCCGAGATCGGCCGGGCGTTCCTG
Protein-coding regions in this window:
- a CDS encoding winged helix-turn-helix domain-containing protein; this translates as MDDDVNDEQPTPQARTVDPRSLRALAHPLRMRILDLLTDEGPATSAKLAERLGENTGTLSWHLRQLAEHGFINEDQERGTKRERWWQRSSPKMTFNSAELTVDPATAQALDVYKRHYLERSFQRAARALATPLTPEWVGTGNMSDWGEVWMTPEQLGALGAELLAVIRRHVPEPDAPRPAEARPVLIQFQTLPMYGPDSATDEHATDEES
- a CDS encoding AraC family transcriptional regulator; the protein is MSPTRHTWAHRDAPGPSLRPMADRERVEWHYHDVNQLAWPGRGVLRMTTAQGSWVVPPYRAVWLPAGVPHAHQAHGPSELRCLVFPATVNPLRLAGPAVLAVSPLLRELIAALTGPDAPTGRPARTLEQAALDQLRQAPELPLGLPQPRDPRLRDLAALLTADPGDPRTLAELGRAVGAGERTLSRLFRRELGLSFPQWRAQLRLHHALVLLAEGRSVTATATACGYHSPSAFIEAFRHAFGTTPGRHRHDRDAT
- a CDS encoding MFS transporter, translating into MRTLTRTAVPTTAPTVGTPGSSLLRRNRDFRLLYTGEVTGQFGGSVTNLALPLIATVVLHADALKVSSLTAAAWLPWLLLGLPAGAWVDRLRRRPVMLAAAACSLLLYLTIPVAGTLGLLTFPQLLAVAFCAGVSAVFFQTAYTALLPTLVAEPDRAEGNAKIQGSASVAQFAGRSSAGAIAQFFGPVNGLFANTVTFLVSVLCTARIHEAERRTAPAARRSLRQDVGEGLRLVLGDSWLRSILAYGGLSNLALTAYQSIQVIFLLNRAGLPQGLIGTLIALSGLGGIAGAAVARRVGAAIGTARALLLFQLGLPVLALLIPLADKGAGAACYLVGGLAVSGGVVAGNVLRATFIQRYVPAEMFGRTSATTAVVVYGTMPIGALLGGGLAQAFGLGTAMWLSCAAVPLAATVLLCSPIRRHRDLPNRPMTAAPTA
- a CDS encoding deoxyguanosinetriphosphate triphosphohydrolase; this encodes MDDPTNDDHAEARWVPEPDKRPGRTAFQRDRARVLHSAALRRLAGTTQVVAPMRSDFPRTRLTHSLECAQVGRELGAALGCDPDLVETACLSHDLGHPPFGHNGEQALDLAAAACGGFEGNAQSLRILTRLEPKRFAPLDEPAARLAPWPGRSVGLNLTRAALDAATKYPWPRGGHPTDPDSPKFGVYTDDLPVFRWLRSGAPHGRKCFEATVMDWSDDVAYSTHDVEDGIYAGHIDPAALSSPAERAELCKVAEQYAPGAEPEEFAAALDRLQREEWWPRGYDGSPRSRAGLKDLTSQLIGRFCLAAEQATRARYGPGRLTRYAAELVVPRPVRLECAVLKAVAVRYVMQRVEQAQLRARQRVVIAELAELLSAGDPAELDPVFAAQYAHAADDGAALRAVIDQIASLTDASALALHARLTGTPLK
- a CDS encoding SigE family RNA polymerase sigma factor, yielding MKRTPSSGTSAQPLDFRDFAAARGCHLVRTAFLLTGGDAHLAEDLAQETLARLFARWRKISRLDNPTAYAQTVLVNTFLTHRRRRSSGEHVTSTFSEQPVHDTEPELRLALLKALGELPVQDRTVLVLRYWEDRSVEETAAMMRLSASGVRSRAARALVKLRTALGEELEQFAEL